A genomic region of Pyrus communis chromosome 14, drPyrComm1.1, whole genome shotgun sequence contains the following coding sequences:
- the LOC137714325 gene encoding uncharacterized protein — MKLIEKLRRRLFNGAFDSTKCDKTTVLAVDRIRKLRKRKEEDIAKMRNKICALLQCGQDPINKTCTARILIEDLIREENILEAYVLIKGFCNLVRGRLSVIQVQRECPENLKQAISSLIFAAKKCFHEIPELLTLEKFFKKKYGSDFVLAVTQTNCVAPVMVEKLSNRNSTDEEIEKII; from the coding sequence ATGAAGCTCATCGAGAAATTGAGGCGTAGGCTTTTCAACGGGGCTTTCGACTCCACAAAATGCGACAAAACAACAGTGTTGGCGGTGGATAGGATACGCAAGTtaaggaagaggaaagaggaggaCATTGCGAAGATGAGGAACAAAATTTGTGCTCTCTTGCAGTGTGGTCAGGacccaattaataaaacttgcACTGCTCGTATTTTGATCGAAGATCTGATAAGAGAAGAAAACATTTTGGAGGCGTACGTGTTGATCAAGGGTTTTTGTAACTTAGTTAGGGGTAGGCTCTCAGTCATTCAAGTGCAGAGGGAATGccctgaaaatttaaaacaaGCGATTAGTAGTTTAATTTTTGCAGCTAAAAAATGCTTCCACGAGATTCCAGAATTATTGAcacttgagaaattttttaagaaGAAGTATGGAAGTGATTTTGTGCTTGCGGTTACTCAAACCAACTGTGTTGCTCCCGTGATGGTTGAGAAGCTCTCAAATAGAAACTCTACAGACGAAGAAATAGAGAAGATTATTTAG